A single window of Colletotrichum higginsianum IMI 349063 chromosome 8, whole genome shotgun sequence DNA harbors:
- a CDS encoding Tat pathway signal sequence yields the protein MMLSKGYSLLKVKSEMELDPEAEEPAIIPKSRMASFQFNLAGLACRSTCFVLFITGVVIIVSTLGWTPSDRYCAAQLSIWSPLLEAVEYEERDWENTYIIGDSGFTGPPTAELEAKWINVSQVPALVIPPERVSSLNRNFEQGFVPVSSSSPSSGYIAGIEVFHHLHCLNALRQYVWRDSYPEDMVPDLLKSMEGARKHAQHCIETLRQALMCTSDITPYLIYKTEDPSPGSEPAREDFQASHKCRKFPKLLEWVMDNGIPLSELTALREDM from the exons ATGATGCTTTCAAAGGGGTATTCACTTTTGAAGGTCAAAAGTGAGATGGAATTAGACCCCGAAGCTGAAGAACCGGCTATCATACCAAAGTCTCGGATGGCAAGTTTTCAGTTCAACTTAGCTGGTCTAGCTTGTCGCTCCACATGTTTCGTTTTGTTTATTACTGGGGTGGTAATAATAGTATCAACCTTAGGATGGACCCCATCAGACAGATATTGTGCTGCGCAGCTTAGCATTTGGT CTCCGTTACTGGAAGCAGTTGAGTACGAGGAGCGTGACTGGGAAAATACCTATATCATAGGAGATTCAGGCTTTACTGGCCCTCCAACAGCAGAATTAGAAGCTAAGTGGATAAATGTCAGCCAAG TCCCTGCTCTCGTAATTCCACCTGAGCGTGTTTCTTCCCTTAATAGAAACTTCGAACAAGGCTTTGTTCCAGTATCGTCAAGCTCCCCTTCTTCAGGCTACATCGCTGGGATTGAGGTATTTCATCACCTCCATTGCCTCAATGCGCTGCGGCAATACGTGTGGCGGGATTCATATCCGGAGGACATGGTCCCGGACCTACTCAAGTCGATGGAAGGCGCCCGGAAACATGCACAACATTGTATTGAAACGCTTCGTCAGGCTCTTATGTGCACCAGCGACATCACCCCGTATCTTATTTACAAGACGGAGGACCCCTCTCCTGGGTCGGAGCCAGCTAGAGAGGATTTCCAAGCGTCCCACAAATGTAGGAAATTTCCCAAACTATTGGAATGGGTGATGGACAATGGGATTCCGCTTTCTGAGTTGACGGCCCTACGCGAGGATATGTAG
- a CDS encoding Major facilitator superfamily transporter encodes MQHSYYRKCPQSVDFDEVDNTYSYNLLSRSWWCSVKSPRLMAVGGLFALSLMISLEFILVYHYDHTTVPSITTCGNSPDEARKRGCRFESHNFAWTPPECYDEELNQMWDSKPWGYSRDPEGTDLISSLEARQGDLEWAYVTLNQHMSHCVLIWQKYQRAVMFNRPADNWTTSFAHTRHCGHMLVQWDLNHSEYNSILYTKYVSCGYEWKHPDPQIQQLMTGPMHNGLTGDGGNHADIYGAKEIERGHEREHHL; translated from the coding sequence ATGCAACATTCTTATTACAGGAAATGTCCTCAATCAgtcgactttgacgaggTAGACAATACCTATTCATACAATCTACTAAGTCGTTCCTGGTGGTGCAGTGTCAAATCACCTCGGCTgatggccgtcggcggtctCTTTGCTTTATCTTTGATGATATCACTTGAATTTATCTTAGTATATCATTACGATCATACCACAGTACCCAGCATAACGACATGTGGCAATAGTCCAGATGAGGCACGAAAGCGTGGATGCCGCTTTGAATCACACAATTTTGCATGGACACCACCTGAATGCTACGATGAGGAGCTTAACCAAATGTGGGACTCGAAGCCTTGGGGATACTCACGCGATCCGGAGGGAACCGACCTTATCTCGTCGTTGGAGGCGCGACAGGGCGATCTAGAGTGGGCATATGTCACGCTTAACCAACACATGTCGCATTGCGTCCTGATCTGGCAAAAGTACCAACGTGCCGTTATGTTTAATCGACCGGCCGACAACTGGACCACTAGTTTTGCTCACACACGCCATTGTGGGCATATGTTAGTACAGTGGGACCTCAACCATAGCGAGTACAACAGCATCCTGTACACAAAGTATGTGTCCTGCGGGTACGAGTGGAAGCACCCGGATCCTCAGATACAGCAACTCATGACGGGGCCCATGCATAATGGTCTGACTGGCGACGGTGGCAACCATGCAGATATTTATGGAGCTAAAGAAATCGAAAGAGGCCATGAAAGAGAACACCATCTGTAG
- a CDS encoding Ferric reductase like transmembrane component, producing MNWHYRFYEHTEAGNRASLEMLARYGGYVQLSTIVPIVMILAARAALQLWEALSSKIRHTSYENVVCSEEIKVEERTSDANMNPYFPIIRRLKWWFGHEQSIAGCNCGTRGQLVVGGTSVAWILCLCFLETGDNYNHLTKRFAMLAVALFPVQFSLSMRYANPVALALGSSHVELNQWHGLLGCIIQALLTCHAALYINKYIQLGVLSDAFRFPVVITGFAGFLGLSTLSLSSTAVVRRYSHRLFFITHVLLAFALPVLVFFHVNPARIYMAQALGIFLLDRGLRKWLAFTAQASLHLVPGTDLIRITITAPSKLARLLQRHPGSYVYVAIPPESRPVPNHPIAMLNLAFKFIDNPFTVAAVNEASCELTLIVRKRNGPMTRHLGSLAANCSRESSRCGETFPIRIEGPHRTARQFNNVLVRGGFDRVLIFAGGIGATFTLPVYQHILQENPQARVDMFWALRCASDAAWATTASEMQESVLKDERIHIFITREQQAKEEEGEALEGTANADSVYHLEPGVADTSRRCRTRQTLSGVRYTLQRPNLKSIVDGAFQDHPEDRVAILVCGPLALKRELREQIDPWVKRGRHVWWQYETFSS from the exons ATGAACTGGCATTATCGTTTCTATGAGCACACAGAAGCAGGCAACCGCGCATCACTGGAGATGCTGGCTCGGTACGGGGGCTATGTTCAGCTTTCGACCATAGTCCCCATCGTAATGATATTGGCGGCCAGAGCGGCATTGCAGTTATGGGAAGCGTTGTCATCCAAAATTCGACATACGTCCTATGAAAATGTTGTATGCTCAGAGGAGATAAAAGTCGAAGAAAGAACCAGCGATGCCAACATGAACCCCTACTTCCCAATAATTCGGCGGTTGAAATGGTGGTTCGGCCACGAACAATCCATAGCTGGCTGCAACTGTGGCACTCGTGGTCAACTTGTCGTTGGAGGCACTTCTGTTGCCTGGATTCTATGTTTGTGCTTTCTCGAAACAGGAGACA ACTACAACCATTTGACAAAGAGATTCGCCATGTTGGCCGTGGCTCTCTTCCCGGTGCAATTCTCTTTATCGATGAGATATGCCAACCCAGTGGCTTTAGCTCTCGGATCATCGCATGTGGAGCTAAATCAATGGCACGGCCTGCTTGGCTGCATCATTCAAGCCCTCCTCACATGTCACGCAGCCCTATACATCAACAAATATATTCAGCTGGGTGTCTTATCAGATGCATTCCGTTTTCCCGTTGTTATTACTGGTTTCGCAGGCTTTCTTGGCCTGAGCACGCTGAGTCTCTCATCAACGGCTGTGGTACGCCGTTACTCACATCGGCTTTTTTTTATCACACATGTTCTGTTGGCTTTTGCCCTTCCCGTACTGGTTTTCTTCCACGTAAACCCTGCGAGGATATATATGGCGCAAGCTCTAGGGATTTTCCTTCTGGACAGAGGCCTGCGAAAATGGCTGGCATTCACTGCACAAGCATCGCTCCACCTCGTTCCTGGTACCGACTTGATCAGGATTACAATCACGGCCCCGTCGAAACTGGCTAGGTTGCTTCAGAGACATCCAGGGTCTTATGTCTACGTCGCCATCCCGCCAGAATCTCGCCCGGTCCCAAATCATCCAATCGCCATGCTCAACCTGGCTTTCAAATTCATCGATAATCCATTCACGGTCGCCGCTGTCAACGAAGCGTCCTGCGAGCTAACTTTGATCGTGCGAAAGCGCAATGGCCCAATGACGCGTCATCTTGGCAGCCTAGCAGCTAACTGTTCAAGAGAAAGCAGTAGATGTGGCGAAACATTTCCTATCCGCATCGAAGGTCCCCACAGAACTGCAAGACAATTCAATAATGTCCTTGTTCGAGGTGGTTTCGACCGCGTCTTGATATTCGCTGGTGGCATAGGCGCAACCTTCACACTTCCCGTCTACCAGCACATCTTACAGGAAAACCCTCAGGCACGCGTGGACATGTTCTGGGCTTTACGATGTGCTAGCGACGCTGCCTGGGCCACCACTGCTTCAGAGATGCAAGAGAGCGTCCTAAAGGATGAGCGGATACACATCTTCATCACCAGGGAGCAacaggccaaggaggaggaaggagaagcACTAGAAGGTACAGCGAATGCAGACTCTGTTTATCATTTGGAACCGGGAGTTGCAGATACGTCTCGGCGCTGTCGCACCCGGCAGACATTATCAGGGGTCAGATACACCCTTCAGCGCCCAAACCTAAAAAGTATTGTGGATGGTGCCTTTCAAGACCACCCGGAAGATCGCGTAGCGATTTTGGTATGCGGTCCACTGGCACTGAAACGGGAGCTACGAGAACAAATCGATCCTTGGGTTAAACGTGGGCGGCATGTATGGTGGCAGTATGAGACTTTTAGTTCGTGA
- a CDS encoding Major facilitator superfamily transporter, translated as MLSPFKKHKHIRSRASDYQTLPTTENQKTILSTPSRSSKISIFGIPFLSPKLGLTTLIFAALAISIIAIVHFGSAPPSHKLLHCGNSPTEARANGCVYSLVDVRWVPGQCYDKKMDDEFNSLPWHYFADKNGTREITQELAKQGDTEFWVTMEYHITHCEFTMRQLRRRYLEAARRSPQEVVASNTYMTEEEHFEHCVEYMNPRKIIEADLIVTFSKMDFGTCQVPL; from the coding sequence ATGTTATCTCCCTTTAAAAAGCATAAACACATCCGAAGCCGAGCTTCCGATTACCAAACGTTACCGACGACTGAAAATCAGAAAACTATTCTATCTACTCCTTCCAGATCCTCGAAGATTAGCATTTTTGGCATACCCTTCCTGTCACCTAAACTTGGACTTACAACCCTGATTTTTGCTGCACTAGCCATTTCAATTATCGCCATAGTCCATTTCGGCTCGGCACCGCCCTCGCACAAGCTTCTGCATTGCGGCAACTCTCCTACCGAAGCCCGCGCCAATGGCTGCGTGTACAGCCTGGTGGATGTTCGTTGGGTGCCAGGCCAATGCTACGACAAGAAGATGGACGACGAATTCAACAGCTTGCCGTGGCACTACTTTGCCGATAAGAACGGCACGCGTGAGATCACCCAGGAACTCGCCAAACAGGGGGATACTGAGTTTTGGGTCACTATGGAATACCACATCACGCACTGCGAGTTTACCATGAGGCAGTTGCGCAGAAGGTATCTGGAAGCAGCGCGGAGAAGTCCTCAGGAGGTCGTAGCTTCTAATACTTACATGACTGAGGAGGAGCATTTTGAACATTGTGTGGAGTACATGAATCCGCGCAAGATAATTGAGGCCGACCTCATTGTAACATTTAGCAAGATGGATTTTGGGACATGCCAAGTACCACTTTAG
- a CDS encoding Sucrose transporter, translating into MANPTSQETLMSSDDEAHLQKMELLEDNLEKPQSLTLSRLLLLTCPSLGLQVVWSLLMSNGTPYLYSLGVPNPIMSLVWLMGPVFGAFVQPILGVMSDQSRHPWGRRKPFIVCGAMVVAVFLPILACAADITGEAEQKRHHGPGGKPPGFQLAPILAVASVFTVTLAMQSFQTGVRSLVVDKCPPRQQLDASAWSMRWNVLGNLVLTSVGFADAKWSLFGFEGNAKFKTLAAVAVACIATTVGIACCCVTETNDRPRDNFPTPLREICWSILSPRRLIKHWESLPPVSRRVCTIQLFAWMAWFPILYYTSTYTYESVLLNRFAGDLQKTEQADQGYVELARLDGSFAVFSFAMSTFVTSILLQILKRIIPGVHSMLPRIWLVSQGSLACCLVGTFLATSGTAATIVTSLMGVSWAVAMWIPFALISAEISSAPFAIAGGGETGWVMGLHNMAMSLPQIASALACALLMAILRWFHISNGVAWAFRLASLAVAWSGYLITDLERNYRQTF; encoded by the exons ATGGCAAATCCCACTTCTCAAGAGACACTGATGAGTAGCGATGACGAAGCGCACTTACAGAAGATGGAGCTTTTAGAGGATAACCTCGAAAAGCCCCAATCTTTGACGCTGAGTCGGCTCCTGTTGCTCACTTGTCCCAGTCTCGGTCTGCAGGTCGTCTGGTCTCTGCTCATGTCAAACGGCACT CCATATCTTTATTCACTCGGAGTACCCAATCCTATCATGTCACTTGTGTGGCTTATGGGCCCTGTCTTTGGCGCCTTTGTCCAGCCGATTCTGGGCGTAATGAGTGACCAGTCGCGGCACCCATGGGGCAGGCGGAAGCCATTCATCGTCTGTGGCGCCATGGTTGTGGCCGTATTTCTGCCCATTCTCGCTTGTGCAGCCGATATCACAGGGGAGGCGGAGCAGAAGCGACATCATGGCCCTGGTGGTAAACCCCCAGGTTTCCAGTTGGCGCCGATTCTCGCAGTCGCGTCCGTCTTCACGGTCACTCTCGCCATGCAGTCTTTCCAAACGGGGGTACGGAGCCTGGTTGTGGACAAGTGCCCCCCGCGACAGCAGCTGGATGCCAGTGCCTGGAGCATGCGATGGAACGTGTTGGGGAACTTGGTTCTAACCTCAGTCGGATTCGCGGACGCCAAATGGTCGTTGTTCGGATTCGAAGGTAACGCCAAGTTCAAAACGCTTGCCGCTGTGGCTGTGGCATGCATCGCCACGACTGTCGGTATCGCATGCTGCTGCGTGACTGAGACCAACGACAGACCAAGGGACAACTTTCCAACACCACTCAGGGAGATCTGCTGGTCCATATTGTCTCCAAGGCGTCTGATCAAGCACTGGGAGTCTCTTCCGCCTGTCAGTCGGCGAGTCTGCACCATCCAGCTCTTCGCTTGGATGGCTTGGTTTCCCATCTTGTATTACACTTCCAC ATACACTTATGAATCAG TATTACTAAACCGATTCGCCGGAGACTTGCAAAAGACAGAACAGGCTGACCAGGGCTACGTCGAGTTGGCACGGTTGGATGGCTCCTTCGCCGTATTTTCCTTCGCCATGTCAACGTTCGTCACCAGTATTCTCCTCCAGATACTGAAGCGCATAATACCCGGCGTTCACAGCATGCTGCCTCGTATTTGGCTCGTGTCACAGGGCAGCCTGGCGTGCTGCCTCGTGGGAACGTTCTTGGCGACCtcggggacggcggccacTATAGTCACCAGCCTCATGGGAGTAAGCTGGGCCGTGGCCATGTGGATCCCCTTTGCCCTTATCAGCGCCGAAATCTCCTCTGCTCCGTTCGCTAtagccggcggcggggagacGGGCTGGGTCATGGGACTACATAACATGGCCATGTCATTACCACAGATAGCCTCCGCTCTTGCTTGTGCACTTCTGATGGCGATTCTGCGTTGGTTTCATATATCTAACGGTGTAGCGTGGGCTTTCCGATTAGCAAGCTTAGCCGTGGCTTGGTCAGGGTACCTAATCACAGATTTGGAGCGAAACTATCGCCAGACTTTCTAG